In Mytilus trossulus isolate FHL-02 chromosome 14, PNRI_Mtr1.1.1.hap1, whole genome shotgun sequence, a genomic segment contains:
- the LOC134697384 gene encoding uncharacterized protein LOC134697384 gives MNLLFLSFITFTAVTFYVTGENDGKRLLLNDPDVVQDRLNRMENMLVILNNTVKQQSQSILLQATTIKQQATTIQQHDTTIQQQGTTIQQQGTTIHQQATDLQQQATTIQLQQTEIRQLRSSQGTGSTYVIWGRRQCPNNTDTEQVYSGYAGGGMYDQPGSAAEYVCLSPDPDFQRTSGYDGGHMYGAEYQGSFFGTQDEDVPCSVCRKTRSTSILMIPGKNKCYNGWKLEYHGYLGSGYHMHAAPTSYVCVDSHPEYINGGVQNEDGKLFYSVLARCGSLQCPPYINNYPLTCVVCSK, from the exons ATGAACTTGCTGTTCCTGAgttttattacatttactgCTGTAACATTTTATGTAACTGGAGAAAATGATGGAAAACGTCTATTGCTGAACGACCCGGATGTTGTCCAGGATCGCTTAAACCGCATGGAGAATATGTTAGTGATACTTAACAACACTGTGAAACAACAATCTCAATCCATATTACTGCAGGCTACAACCATAAAACAACAAGCTACTACTATACAGCAGCACGATACAACGATACAGCAACAGGGTACTACCATTCAGCAACAGGGTACAACCATTCACCAACAAGCTACAGATTTACAACAGCAAGCCACAACTATACAGCTACAACAAACAGAGATCAGACAACTCCGATCTAGTCAGG GAACTGGTTCAACATACGTAATCTGGGGACGGAGACAATGTCCAAATAATACAGACACGGAACAAGTGTACTCAG GATATGCAGGGGGAGGAATGTACGACCAACCAGGTTCTGCAGCAGAGTATGTCTGTCTTTCTCCAGATCCAGATTTTCAGAGAACAAGTGGTTATGATGGCGGGCATATGTATGGTGCAGAATACCAAGGCTCATTTTTTGGTACCCAGGATGAAGATGTTCCATGTTCTGTCTGCAGAAAGACACGTTCTACTTCAATTCTTATGATACCtggtaaaaacaaatgttataatGGATGGAAGTTAGAATACCATGGATATCTAGGATCGGGATATCATATGCATGCAGCACCAACATCGTATGTGTGTGTGGATAGCCATCCTGAATATATAAATGGAGGCGTTCAGAATGAAGAtggcaaattattttattcgGTGTTAGCTAGGTGTGGATCATTACAGTGTCCTCCTTATATAAACAATTATCCACTTACGTGCGTAGTGTGTTCTAAATAA